In one Podarcis muralis chromosome 7, rPodMur119.hap1.1, whole genome shotgun sequence genomic region, the following are encoded:
- the MLYCD gene encoding malonyl-CoA decarboxylase, mitochondrial, which yields MRRAGPCVASAQHQLFRHLVLRSSGRPRPSAVAMATAAFPGPTAMEEALSRAVPPLPPYETREKVAAPAGAALEQRGAEFMRYYRALESGRPRAELLSRLARDFGVEHGRVAEVSGKVARLLQQQQEAAGEKGEHEPGALLQAEDRLRHYLTPRYRGLFQHLGRQEGGLRFLVELRRDLLEALAAREAEGPHVREMNGVLKNMLSEWFSTGFLNLERVTWQSPCEILQKISDSEAVHPVRNWMDMKRRVGSYRRCYYFAHCAIPGEPLVVLHVALTDEISSSIQAIVKEIPPLEVEDLNKITTAIFYSISLTQQGLQGVELGTYLIKRVVKELQVEFPQIKAFSTLSPIPGFTKWFLGLLSSQSKETGRCDPFTDPEYQEISEITGDPAVEILKRLLANNEWVRSERLVQALQQPLMRLCAWYLYGEKHRGYALNPVANFHLQNGAVLWRLNWMADTSPRGITASCGMMVNYRYFLEDTMSNSAAYLGTKQIKASEQVLSLVTQFQQNSKL from the exons ATGCGCCGCGCGGGGCCGTGCGTGGCATCGGCGCAGCACCAGCTGTTCCGCCACCTCGTTCTCCGCTCTTCCGGCAGGCCGCGGCCTAGCGCCGTCGCCATGGCAACCGCAGCCTTCCCAGGCCCGACGGCCATGGAGGAAGCTCTGAGCCGCGCCGTCCCGCCGCTGCCGCCTTACGAGACCCGGGAGAAAGTGGCGGCGCCAGCCGGGGCCGCCCTGGAGCAGCGCGGCGCGGAGTTCATGCGCTACTACCGGGCCCTGGAGAGCGGCAGGCCGAGGGCCGAGCTGCTGAGCCGCCTGGCCCGCGACTTCGGCGTCGAGCACGGCCGGGTGGCCGAAGTGAGCGGGAAGGTGGCccggctgctgcagcagcaacaggaggcagctggggagaagggggagcaCGAACCCGGCGCCCTCCTGCAGGCCGAGGACCGGCTCCGCCACTACCTCACACCGCGCTACCGGGGCCTCTTCCAGCACCTCGGCAGGCAGGAGGGCGGCCTCCGCTTCCTGGTGGAGCTCCGCAGGGACCTGCTCGAAGCCCTGGCGGCCAGGGAGGCCGAAGGGCCGCATGTCAGG GAAATGAATGGAGTGTTAAAGAACATGCTGTCAGAATGGTTTTCCACAGGATTCCTAAATTTAGAGCGAGTTACATGGCAGTCGCCTTGTGAGATTCTTCAAAAGATTAGCGA TAGTGAAGCTGTACATCCTGTTAGAAACTGGATGGACATGAAACGCCGTGTTGGATCTTACAGAAGGTGCTATTACTTTGCCCACTGTGCAATACCTGGTGAGCCGTTGGTTGTTCTGCATGTTGCACTTACAGACGAGATATCTAGCAGCATCCAG GCCATAGTGAAGGAGATTCCCCCCTTAGAAGTTGAGGATCTGAACAAAATCACCACTGCAATTTTCTATTCAATCAGTTTGACTCAGCAGGGCTTGCAGGGTGTGGAGCTGGGGACGTACCTCATCAAGCGAGTTGTTAAGGAACTGCAG GTGGAATTTCCTCAGATCAAAGCCTTCTCTACTCTGTCTCCCATTCCGGGATTCACCAAATGGTTCCTGGGCCTTCTTTCTTCCCAGTCCAAGGAGACGGGCAGATGTGATCCTTTCACAGATCCTGAATATCAAGAAATATCTGAGATCACAGGAGACCCTGCTGTTGAAATTCTAAAGCGCCTCTTAGCAAACAATGAATGGGTGAGGTCGGAAAGACTGGTCCAAGCTTTACAGCAGCCGCTTATGAGACTGTGTGCCTGGTATCTGTATGGAGAGAAGCACCGTGGCTATGCCCTTAACCCTGTGGCAAACTTCCATCTTCAGAACGGTGCAGTGTTATGGCGTTTGAACTGGATGGCCGACACAAGCCCCCGTGGCATCACTGCCTCTTGCGGAATGATGGTCAACTATCGCTATTTTTTGGAGGACACTATGAGTAACAGTGCTGCATATCTTGGAACTAAACAGATTAAAGCCTCAGAGCAGGTTCTATCCTTAGTAACTCAGTTTCAGCAGAACAGCAAACTTTAA